From Nonlabens sp. Ci31, the proteins below share one genomic window:
- a CDS encoding alpha/beta hydrolase family protein: protein MNKSYWYFFVCAIFIFSKATSQEKLNYQQPSEEIMALVDYDRPPTTLIDDATEIMVLLYRDTYKSIEELSEKEMRLGGLRINPATQIGSRVTFYDKVAVQKVGSKNLQFVTGLPDQPKLSNINWSPDQSMIAMTHTAKSGTEVWILDTEKAMATKLTSATVNANMGNPIRWFKDGKSLLVKMLADDKKALIDTSVEVPSGPTISTSDGSKAQNRTYQDLLKNPSDEHNFEQLALSKLVQVQLDGSKSAFLPSAMYSEVSFSPDGSHVLVTQLKKPFSYIVTYGRFPKQMDVYDSSAKLVAPVNDVPLIEEMPKGFMSEREGIRELSWRSDRPHTLHYVLALDGGDPANEVAYRDALYSWEAPFEKGTAVELLKTIDRFRGVTYGDEDTAIAYDYWWNTRNQRTYVFDPNDPNEKPVIISDRNYQDVYSDPGNFVTTKNTWDQNVLKLNGNKAFLIGEGYSDKGQFPFIDQMDLKTKKTKRLYESAYTDKKENLMEAIDMDKGEILVRIESPTTYPNYYIRDIDRKNDLKQITFFENPFEGLQNVQKELITYQRDDGLELSATMYLPPNYDKSKKEKLPMLLWAYPREFKDKASAAQNTQNPNEFIYPSYGSFVYWVMKGYVVLDDAAFPIVGEGDEEPNDTFIKQLVANGKAAIDAVDELGYIDRNRVAVGGHSYGAFMTANLLAHSDLFAAGIARSGAYNRTLTPFGFQSEERSYWDAPEVYNTMSPFMNAEKVDEPLLLIHGQADNNSGTYPLQSERYFNALKGLGATARLVMLPKESHGYRAKESILHVLWEQDMWLEKYVKNRVVEE from the coding sequence ATGAATAAATCCTATTGGTACTTTTTTGTATGCGCCATTTTCATTTTCTCTAAAGCGACATCGCAGGAAAAATTAAACTACCAGCAGCCGTCTGAAGAAATAATGGCACTGGTGGATTACGATCGACCACCAACAACACTTATCGATGACGCTACTGAAATTATGGTATTGCTCTACAGAGATACTTATAAGTCCATTGAAGAGCTTTCAGAAAAAGAAATGAGACTGGGTGGCCTGCGCATCAATCCAGCTACTCAGATAGGTAGTCGTGTGACCTTTTACGATAAAGTTGCCGTTCAAAAAGTAGGCAGTAAGAATCTACAGTTTGTTACTGGCTTGCCAGATCAACCAAAACTATCCAACATCAATTGGTCGCCTGACCAGTCCATGATTGCTATGACGCATACCGCCAAAAGCGGTACCGAAGTATGGATTCTCGATACGGAAAAAGCTATGGCAACAAAGCTAACCAGTGCGACGGTAAATGCCAATATGGGAAACCCTATACGCTGGTTTAAGGATGGGAAATCATTGTTGGTAAAAATGCTAGCTGACGATAAGAAAGCATTGATAGACACCAGTGTAGAAGTACCATCTGGACCTACTATTTCTACCAGCGATGGGTCAAAAGCTCAAAATAGAACCTATCAGGACCTTCTTAAAAACCCCTCTGACGAGCATAATTTTGAGCAGTTGGCGTTAAGTAAGCTCGTACAAGTACAACTAGACGGTTCTAAGAGTGCTTTTTTACCTAGTGCTATGTACAGTGAAGTTTCTTTCTCACCAGACGGTTCTCATGTATTAGTGACGCAGCTTAAAAAGCCGTTTTCTTATATCGTAACTTACGGTAGGTTTCCAAAACAGATGGATGTTTATGACAGCAGTGCAAAGCTTGTAGCACCAGTTAATGATGTCCCACTTATAGAAGAGATGCCCAAAGGTTTTATGTCGGAGCGGGAAGGAATACGAGAGCTTTCTTGGCGATCTGACCGACCACATACCTTACATTATGTGCTGGCGCTAGATGGTGGAGACCCTGCAAATGAAGTAGCCTATCGCGATGCACTCTATTCTTGGGAGGCACCATTTGAAAAAGGAACTGCAGTAGAGTTATTGAAGACTATAGATCGTTTTAGGGGTGTGACTTATGGCGATGAAGATACAGCCATTGCTTATGATTACTGGTGGAACACTCGCAACCAGCGCACCTATGTTTTTGATCCTAATGATCCTAATGAAAAACCAGTGATTATCAGCGACCGCAACTATCAAGATGTGTATTCTGATCCGGGTAATTTTGTAACTACAAAGAATACATGGGATCAAAATGTTTTAAAGTTAAATGGAAATAAAGCCTTTCTTATTGGGGAGGGGTATTCTGATAAGGGACAGTTTCCATTTATAGATCAAATGGATTTGAAGACGAAGAAAACAAAAAGGCTTTATGAATCTGCTTATACAGATAAAAAGGAGAACTTGATGGAGGCTATAGATATGGATAAGGGTGAAATTTTAGTTCGTATAGAATCACCTACTACTTACCCAAATTATTACATCAGGGATATAGATCGCAAAAATGATTTAAAGCAAATTACGTTTTTTGAAAATCCATTTGAAGGATTGCAAAATGTTCAAAAAGAATTGATTACCTACCAAAGAGATGATGGCCTGGAGTTAAGCGCCACTATGTATTTACCTCCTAATTACGATAAAAGTAAAAAGGAAAAGTTGCCGATGCTTCTTTGGGCATATCCACGAGAATTTAAGGACAAAGCTAGTGCAGCACAAAACACCCAAAACCCTAATGAGTTTATTTATCCTAGTTATGGAAGTTTTGTATACTGGGTGATGAAAGGTTATGTGGTCTTGGATGATGCTGCATTTCCTATTGTTGGAGAAGGAGATGAAGAGCCTAACGATACCTTTATAAAACAACTGGTAGCAAATGGAAAAGCAGCAATCGATGCTGTGGATGAATTGGGCTATATAGATAGAAATAGAGTAGCCGTAGGAGGTCATAGCTATGGCGCTTTTATGACCGCAAATCTACTGGCACATTCAGACCTTTTTGCGGCCGGAATTGCGAGATCAGGTGCTTACAATAGAACCTTAACACCATTTGGTTTTCAAAGTGAAGAACGCAGTTACTGGGATGCGCCAGAGGTCTATAACACCATGTCTCCATTCATGAATGCAGAAAAGGTAGACGAGCCTTTACTTCTCATACACGGTCAAGCAGATAATAATTCAGGAACCTATCCATTACAAAGCGAGCGTTATTTCAATGCCTTAAAAGGACTAGGAGCAACGGCAAGACTGGTGATGTTGCCTAAGGAAAGTCATGGTTATCGTGCAAAAGAATCTATACTGCACGTCTTATGGGAACAAGATATGTGGTTGGAGAAATATGTAAAGAATAGAGTCGTAGAAGAGTAG
- the mnmE gene encoding tRNA uridine-5-carboxymethylaminomethyl(34) synthesis GTPase MnmE, producing the protein MFKNDTIVALATPAGSGAIAVIRISGSDAHRIAGAIFVPAFAKAESKSLQETYNKLGANTVTLGHIYHGDRVIDQVLLTKFVAPRSYTGEHVVEISCHGSIYIQQEVIAICLKNGARMAQAGEFTLQAFLNAKMDLSQAEAVADLIASESESAHQIAIQQMRGGFSSELKDLRTQLLNFASLIELELDFSEEDVAFANRDELRTLLNRSQQTLRKLIDSFALGNVLKTGIPVAIVGEPNVGKSTLLNALLNEEKAIVSDIPGTTRDSIEDEINIEGIRFRLIDTAGLRETTDTIEGMGIQRSYAKAEQSKLVLYLLDATQLNTAPGIIHCLMRIQIMREKFPDKPLVVILNKIDQISGLEHAEITKKIQKKSPDTILISLSAKSYVGVEELKTALVQSFNSGALSQDDSIVSNARHYDALQMAYSSLLEVQTGIENDISSEFLAIDIRATAESLGIITGEITNDELLGNIFSQFCIGK; encoded by the coding sequence ATGTTTAAAAATGATACTATTGTTGCATTAGCAACTCCTGCTGGCTCTGGTGCTATAGCCGTAATTAGAATCTCTGGTTCGGATGCGCATCGTATTGCAGGGGCTATTTTTGTTCCCGCTTTCGCGAAAGCGGAATCCAAATCATTACAGGAAACCTATAATAAATTAGGAGCAAATACGGTCACTCTCGGACACATCTACCATGGCGACCGAGTGATAGATCAAGTATTATTAACCAAATTTGTCGCACCAAGATCATACACTGGCGAGCATGTGGTAGAAATTTCATGTCACGGTTCCATCTATATCCAACAAGAGGTCATAGCGATTTGCTTGAAGAATGGCGCACGCATGGCACAAGCTGGAGAATTTACTTTACAGGCCTTTTTAAACGCAAAAATGGATCTTTCACAAGCAGAAGCCGTAGCCGATTTAATCGCTAGTGAAAGTGAGAGTGCGCACCAGATTGCCATACAGCAAATGCGAGGTGGTTTTTCTAGTGAGTTAAAAGACTTGAGAACACAATTACTCAATTTTGCCAGCTTGATAGAGTTAGAACTGGACTTTAGTGAGGAAGACGTAGCCTTTGCTAACCGTGATGAGCTTAGAACACTATTGAATCGCAGTCAGCAAACCTTGAGAAAACTCATCGACTCCTTTGCTTTAGGAAATGTATTAAAAACAGGTATTCCAGTTGCTATAGTCGGCGAACCTAACGTAGGGAAATCGACTTTATTAAATGCATTGCTCAATGAAGAAAAAGCTATTGTAAGCGATATTCCGGGAACTACACGTGATTCTATTGAAGATGAAATCAATATAGAAGGGATACGCTTTAGACTTATTGATACAGCGGGATTGCGGGAAACCACAGATACTATTGAAGGAATGGGTATACAGCGTTCTTATGCAAAGGCAGAACAGTCCAAACTGGTTTTGTATTTACTAGACGCTACCCAACTCAATACAGCTCCTGGAATTATTCATTGCTTGATGCGCATACAAATCATGCGCGAAAAATTTCCTGATAAACCTTTGGTGGTTATTTTGAACAAGATCGATCAGATATCAGGACTTGAACATGCTGAAATCACCAAAAAAATTCAAAAAAAATCACCAGACACCATTCTGATTTCGCTCAGTGCCAAATCTTATGTTGGTGTAGAAGAATTAAAAACTGCACTGGTACAAAGTTTTAATAGCGGTGCCCTTTCTCAAGATGATTCTATCGTAAGTAATGCCAGACATTACGATGCCTTACAAATGGCCTATAGCTCCTTACTAGAAGTACAAACAGGAATAGAGAACGATATCTCCAGCGAATTTCTAGCCATAGACATACGCGCTACAGCAGAGTCTTTAGGCATTATTACCGGAGAAATTACCAATGATGAACTGCTTGGTAATATATTCTCTCAGTTTTGTATTGGGAAGTAA
- a CDS encoding tetratricopeptide repeat-containing sensor histidine kinase gives MKTNLTSFLFFCLYLLFINNLNAQVSDSLSYYSSLVYNPKEPDHLTKAYKFFTQKKLEYARTKKYKAEVYATQNLAVIQKKLGYYDESEKLNIESIQLIDLIKSEKDDPWVSSSKASTLIELAIIYRDKKDYEEAIKIYDRALKLTNLPTAKSMIQNNKGVVYLYKNELYKALDQYQLAYETAKESKDVKQIARSLDNLSFIRSKLSLPHAEEGLLEALDMRIKINFSYGIGTSYGHLILHYELQQDTLKAISYSDKYLKLAKETGISEQIRNALKLKIEIGDDTTAEEYIAINDSINSANNLARNKFNYYAYQYDKKEKDLKISNLRSERLLYLVIGSAFIFIAVYVILKYKHKKDKLEEIYKTETRISRKIHDEVANDVYHVMTKLQNENKDVLDDLEHIYNRTRDISKESSSIDLSMSYPELLNDLFLSYHNKQVAIITKDLYQINWDKISDLKKSTVYRVFQELLTNMKKHSNASIVVFNFSQGNKKISMRYKDNGIGSKIKKGNGLHNTENRIASINGTIIFDSEEGKGFKVIITI, from the coding sequence ATGAAAACCAACCTCACTTCATTCCTCTTTTTTTGTTTATACCTTTTATTTATCAATAATCTAAATGCCCAAGTAAGTGACAGCCTTAGCTATTATTCTAGCTTAGTTTACAATCCTAAAGAACCAGATCATTTAACAAAGGCCTACAAGTTTTTCACTCAGAAAAAACTAGAATACGCTCGTACAAAAAAATATAAGGCAGAAGTATATGCGACTCAAAACTTAGCCGTTATTCAAAAAAAACTAGGCTATTATGATGAAAGTGAAAAGTTAAATATTGAAAGTATACAGCTTATAGATTTAATTAAATCAGAGAAAGATGACCCTTGGGTTAGCAGTTCAAAAGCATCCACCTTGATTGAATTGGCTATCATTTATAGGGATAAAAAGGACTATGAGGAAGCTATTAAAATCTACGACCGAGCTTTAAAGTTGACGAATCTACCAACTGCAAAGAGTATGATTCAAAACAATAAGGGAGTGGTATACTTATATAAAAATGAGCTATATAAAGCTTTAGATCAATATCAATTAGCCTATGAAACCGCCAAAGAAAGTAAGGATGTAAAGCAAATCGCTCGTTCCTTGGATAATTTAAGCTTTATAAGGTCTAAATTGAGTTTACCTCATGCAGAAGAAGGTCTTTTAGAGGCTTTAGACATGAGAATAAAAATAAACTTCTCCTATGGCATCGGTACAAGTTATGGACATTTAATACTGCATTATGAACTTCAACAGGATACATTAAAAGCAATTTCATATTCCGATAAATATTTGAAATTAGCAAAAGAAACTGGGATTTCTGAACAAATTAGAAACGCACTAAAGCTCAAAATAGAAATTGGAGATGACACCACAGCTGAGGAATATATAGCCATTAACGACAGTATCAATTCTGCCAATAATCTAGCAAGAAACAAATTTAATTATTATGCTTACCAATATGACAAAAAAGAAAAAGATCTCAAAATTAGTAATTTGAGAAGTGAACGCTTACTCTATTTGGTCATAGGTAGTGCTTTTATCTTTATTGCAGTCTATGTTATTCTTAAATACAAACACAAAAAGGATAAATTAGAAGAAATTTATAAGACAGAAACTCGTATTTCTAGAAAAATTCATGACGAAGTAGCAAACGATGTGTATCATGTCATGACCAAACTTCAAAATGAAAACAAAGACGTTCTGGACGATTTAGAACATATTTACAACCGTACAAGAGACATTTCTAAGGAGAGCAGTAGCATTGATCTCAGCATGAGCTATCCAGAACTTTTAAACGATCTTTTTCTTAGTTACCATAATAAGCAGGTGGCTATTATTACCAAAGACCTGTATCAGATCAATTGGGATAAAATAAGTGATCTCAAAAAATCAACTGTTTATCGGGTGTTTCAAGAGCTCCTGACCAACATGAAAAAGCATAGCAATGCCTCTATTGTTGTGTTCAATTTCTCCCAGGGAAATAAAAAAATCAGCATGAGATACAAGGATAATGGGATAGGTAGTAAAATAAAAAAAGGAAATGGCCTTCATAATACGGAAAACCGTATCGCTTCCATAAATGGAACCATTATTTTTGATTCAGAAGAAGGTAAAGGCTTTAAAGTAATAATTACAATTTAA
- a CDS encoding DUF5932 domain-containing protein — translation MFQKVLISDDFGSINQGVLKVLEQLGLPDAKQVQYCDDAYLQVKSAQKNKDPFDLFITDLNFKIDHREQKYSSGEAIIEQLKKEVPQLKIIVYSVEDRLQKVRQLVSQLGVNAYVCKGRNGLVDLSKAIAAVYEDHLFLSPQIEQALQPKNNLEIDDYDIELLKQLALGHPKESISELFKNNGISPSSLSAIEKRQSKLFIQFSANNAAHLIGIVKDLGLI, via the coding sequence ATGTTTCAAAAAGTATTGATATCAGATGACTTTGGCAGTATTAACCAAGGCGTGCTAAAAGTGTTAGAGCAATTAGGTCTTCCAGATGCAAAACAAGTGCAATACTGTGATGATGCCTATTTACAAGTAAAGAGTGCTCAAAAGAATAAGGATCCTTTTGACCTATTCATTACGGATCTCAATTTTAAAATAGATCATCGGGAACAAAAATACTCCTCAGGGGAAGCTATTATTGAACAATTAAAAAAAGAAGTGCCGCAGCTTAAAATCATAGTTTACTCTGTAGAAGATCGATTGCAGAAAGTCAGACAGCTGGTCAGTCAACTCGGAGTAAATGCGTATGTATGTAAAGGTAGAAATGGATTAGTTGATTTATCAAAAGCCATTGCGGCTGTTTATGAGGACCACTTATTTTTATCTCCTCAAATTGAACAAGCACTGCAACCTAAGAACAATTTGGAAATAGATGATTACGACATAGAACTCCTAAAACAACTGGCTCTAGGACATCCCAAAGAATCTATCAGCGAGCTTTTTAAAAATAATGGTATTTCACCGAGTAGTTTGAGTGCTATAGAAAAAAGGCAGAGCAAACTATTTATTCAATTTAGTGCCAATAACGCCGCGCATCTGATAGGTATTGTCAAAGACCTCGGTCTTATTTAA
- a CDS encoding universal stress protein — MTKKILIPTDFSKNAWNAITFATSLFKNQNCVFYLMNSYSINEFDIGDIKASEFGVTSIDKANNLSKQELKKTLETLKSLNPDVKHTFKTISEYGAPIDVMKSTISKKDLELVIMGTKGRNNHSGTFFGSNTVTAMEEIRNCPVLGVPMDVKLGTLNEIVFPTNYEDSYKKRELAQLVQIAIKHESEICVLYVDPQKELSANQKANMEVLSECLEGSKFSFHHLSSTNRSLAVRSFVESRESKLVAMVNRKHGFFEKIFTTPMVKDLGMFDKVPLLVMHNLRN, encoded by the coding sequence ATGACAAAGAAAATCCTTATTCCAACTGACTTTTCCAAAAATGCCTGGAATGCCATAACTTTTGCGACTAGTTTGTTTAAAAATCAAAACTGCGTTTTCTACTTAATGAATTCGTATTCCATTAATGAGTTTGATATTGGTGATATAAAGGCTTCAGAATTTGGGGTTACTTCTATTGATAAGGCCAACAATTTATCCAAGCAGGAATTAAAAAAAACATTGGAGACCTTAAAATCCCTCAATCCAGATGTCAAACATACCTTTAAGACGATATCTGAATATGGCGCTCCTATAGACGTGATGAAGTCCACTATTTCAAAAAAGGATTTGGAACTGGTCATCATGGGAACAAAAGGGAGAAATAATCACAGCGGTACTTTCTTTGGGAGCAATACGGTTACCGCCATGGAAGAAATACGCAATTGCCCTGTCCTGGGTGTTCCCATGGATGTAAAACTGGGAACATTGAATGAGATTGTTTTCCCAACTAATTATGAGGATAGTTATAAAAAAAGAGAGCTGGCGCAGCTGGTGCAGATAGCAATAAAACATGAGTCAGAAATCTGCGTGCTTTATGTAGATCCCCAAAAAGAACTCTCAGCAAATCAAAAGGCTAATATGGAGGTGTTGTCAGAATGTCTGGAAGGCTCAAAATTCAGCTTTCATCACTTGAGCAGTACTAACCGTAGTCTAGCGGTACGCAGTTTTGTGGAAAGTAGGGAAAGTAAATTAGTAGCTATGGTCAATAGAAAACATGGCTTTTTTGAAAAGATATTTACCACACCTATGGTAAAGGACTTGGGAATGTTTGATAAAGTACCACTACTGGTCATGCATAATTTGCGCAACTAG
- a CDS encoding universal stress protein: MIRILIPTDFSDHSINALKYAQLLFQKEVVEFTVLHAYEPSALQFLGNKSPSALKRVYGRLKINTLKQMEDLKAGVCGSSQFENHTYNWEAREGHLSNIIDELLGSDYEYIVMGSKGATGLKEIFFGSTTFDIVSLRHTIPLLIVPEHAEFVELSNIGFATDFQNFYFKEELNPLLKLAKLWESTVRTIKIYDTLEISEKQKRHLQKLKGLLSDVDFSFHVIEKYSSIENCIYEFKEDLEIDLMVMIDYSKSFFEHLVDEPVIKRISFHTKLPFLIFPEAN; encoded by the coding sequence ATGATACGGATCCTTATACCTACTGATTTTAGTGATCACTCCATCAATGCCTTGAAATATGCACAATTACTTTTTCAGAAAGAGGTGGTCGAGTTTACTGTGCTGCATGCTTATGAGCCTTCTGCCTTGCAATTTTTAGGAAATAAGAGCCCGTCTGCTTTGAAGAGAGTTTACGGGAGGTTAAAAATTAATACTCTCAAACAGATGGAAGATTTAAAGGCAGGGGTTTGTGGGAGCAGTCAGTTTGAAAATCACACGTATAACTGGGAGGCGAGAGAAGGTCATCTCAGTAACATTATTGATGAATTACTAGGGTCAGATTATGAGTATATCGTCATGGGAAGCAAAGGAGCTACAGGGTTGAAGGAGATCTTCTTTGGCAGTACCACTTTTGATATTGTATCTCTACGTCACACTATTCCCTTGCTTATCGTTCCTGAACATGCAGAGTTTGTGGAGTTGAGCAACATAGGTTTTGCAACGGACTTTCAAAATTTCTATTTCAAGGAAGAATTGAATCCGCTATTAAAACTTGCTAAATTATGGGAGTCGACCGTTAGAACCATCAAGATCTATGATACACTAGAGATATCTGAAAAGCAGAAGCGGCATCTACAAAAGTTAAAGGGATTATTGAGCGATGTAGATTTTAGCTTTCATGTGATTGAAAAGTATTCCTCTATAGAAAACTGTATTTATGAATTTAAAGAAGACCTAGAAATTGATCTGATGGTAATGATTGATTATTCTAAAAGCTTTTTTGAACATCTGGTAGATGAACCCGTTATAAAAAGAATCTCATTTCATACGAAATTGCCTTTTTTGATCTTCCCAGAGGCGAACTGA
- a CDS encoding universal stress protein, producing the protein MKNILLPTDFSEASINALEYAVQLLKSNVCTFYVLNVYTPIYLYTPSIYEDFTTVNVDIGEQYKSQSEENIRKAIRNIKDKFPSKIHTFLGITSFNTLASEINTIVDDYDINCVIMGTKGATGLQEVFIGSETMHTLKHCKVPLLGVPQEYSFINLKEVLFATNYESGNQQEGLTFLNNLCFSHLSRLVFLNAYYGIALNDAKKRNKKELELFFERDAHVTELCKGMDVYEAIENYHLQHVIDLLVLVHTSHNFFENLLFTPVVKKIVHHAEVPFLILPPAKAI; encoded by the coding sequence ATGAAAAACATCCTACTTCCTACAGATTTCTCAGAGGCATCTATCAATGCTTTGGAATATGCTGTACAGCTTTTGAAAAGTAATGTTTGTACATTTTACGTCCTCAATGTGTACACCCCTATTTATTTGTATACGCCCTCCATTTATGAAGATTTCACGACTGTTAATGTTGATATAGGGGAACAATACAAATCGCAATCAGAGGAAAATATTAGAAAGGCGATTAGAAATATAAAAGATAAGTTTCCATCAAAAATTCATACCTTTCTAGGAATTACATCTTTTAATACGCTGGCATCTGAAATCAATACTATCGTTGATGACTATGATATTAATTGCGTGATTATGGGAACTAAAGGAGCTACTGGACTCCAGGAAGTATTCATAGGTTCAGAGACAATGCACACGCTTAAACACTGTAAAGTCCCACTGTTGGGTGTTCCTCAAGAGTACAGTTTTATAAATTTAAAAGAGGTGTTATTTGCTACTAATTATGAAAGCGGGAATCAACAAGAAGGGCTCACTTTCCTTAATAATTTATGTTTCAGTCACCTTTCTCGATTGGTTTTTCTGAACGCCTATTATGGCATCGCGTTGAATGATGCTAAAAAGAGAAACAAGAAAGAGCTGGAGCTTTTTTTTGAACGAGATGCGCATGTTACTGAACTATGTAAAGGTATGGACGTTTATGAGGCCATTGAAAATTATCACTTGCAACATGTTATTGATCTTTTGGTTTTAGTGCATACCAGTCATAATTTTTTTGAGAACCTTTTATTCACTCCGGTAGTTAAAAAGATTGTTCATCATGCAGAAGTTCCTTTTTTGATATTACCACCTGCAAAAGCTATATGA
- a CDS encoding universal stress protein, translating to MYEQKLMDLKDRITEFSPNPSPEICTIAKFGTLLNEINRIVIKENADLVLMGTQGMTADPKGNYGSNTLLVIRYVNCPVLGIPSKYKFSRPERILFPSELSLGYQCRELKMISFLANSYRSKLHLLYISDVDQLSLRQVDVKEYWEYRFREREQTYFHQKSGCIPENINGFIHDHDIDLVVMVNSTHTYIENLIRTSTIDREGLNTTIPFLILQNLPR from the coding sequence ATGTATGAGCAAAAGCTGATGGATTTAAAGGATAGAATCACAGAATTTTCGCCTAACCCTTCTCCTGAAATTTGCACCATTGCAAAATTTGGTACTTTATTAAATGAAATCAACAGGATCGTCATCAAGGAAAACGCAGACCTAGTTTTGATGGGAACTCAAGGGATGACAGCAGACCCTAAGGGCAACTATGGCAGCAATACCTTGCTAGTGATTAGGTATGTGAATTGTCCAGTTTTAGGTATTCCCAGTAAGTACAAGTTTTCTAGACCAGAGCGTATTTTATTTCCTTCAGAATTAAGTCTTGGTTATCAATGTCGGGAACTGAAAATGATCAGTTTTTTAGCAAATAGCTACCGTTCAAAATTGCACTTGCTCTACATCTCTGATGTTGACCAATTATCACTGCGGCAGGTTGACGTTAAAGAATACTGGGAATACAGATTTAGAGAACGCGAGCAAACCTACTTCCATCAAAAGAGCGGTTGCATTCCTGAAAACATAAACGGTTTCATCCATGATCACGATATTGATCTTGTCGTTATGGTGAATTCTACACATACCTATATAGAAAATTTAATCCGTACCAGCACCATTGATAGGGAGGGTCTCAATACTACTATTCCATTTTTAATCCTGCAAAACCTACCACGATAA
- a CDS encoding transposase produces the protein MKSQKQPTLADTICDLRARKIKTTFFTQINELIDWDSIEKLIDSDYSKGKSAVGKPSYSGLLLFKMCLLQIWYGLSDYEVEDRLQKVRQLVNQLGVNAYVCKGRNGLVDLSKAIAAVYENHLFLSPQIEQALQPKNNLEIDDYDIELLKQLALGHPKESISELFKNNGISPSSLSAIEKRQSKLFIQFSANNAAHLIGIVKDLGLI, from the coding sequence ATGAAATCACAGAAACAGCCCACTTTAGCAGACACAATTTGTGATTTGCGAGCAAGAAAGATAAAGACAACGTTTTTCACTCAAATAAACGAGTTGATCGATTGGGACAGCATCGAAAAATTAATAGATTCCGATTATTCTAAAGGAAAAAGTGCTGTGGGCAAGCCTTCCTATAGCGGCTTGTTGTTGTTTAAGATGTGTCTTTTGCAAATTTGGTATGGATTAAGTGATTATGAAGTAGAAGATCGATTGCAGAAAGTCAGACAGCTGGTCAATCAACTCGGAGTAAATGCATATGTATGTAAAGGTAGAAATGGATTAGTTGATTTATCAAAAGCCATTGCAGCTGTTTATGAAAACCACTTATTTTTATCTCCTCAAATTGAACAAGCACTGCAACCTAAGAACAATTTGGAAATAGATGATTACGACATAGAACTCCTAAAACAACTGGCTCTAGGACATCCCAAAGAATCTATCAGCGAGCTTTTTAAAAATAATGGTATTTCACCGAGTAGTTTGAGTGCTATAGAAAAAAGGCAGAGCAAACTATTTATTCAATTTAGTGCCAATAACGCCGCGCATCTGATAGGTATTGTCAAAGACCTCGGTCTTATTTAA